One part of the Terrimicrobium sacchariphilum genome encodes these proteins:
- a CDS encoding BsuPI-related putative proteinase inhibitor, whose product MKRRYLALIAILPLAAQAQELNPAADKVAAEQAAAAFAVRPIDESSPFFVQRERAKFDLSQAGQARTADANVAVYPKVKNSENAASTMVTRFFTDMFSSIHIGRLRQEPTTETLTIEPKSFSVGDRRELDTTYVVRNNTNKLLRLDFTTSQRIEIITRDASGNVIDKWSDDRAFKPQEGIIIINPKERIQYNETVPTRDMKPAEPYTIQADVVGYPDYSANKVVTPSP is encoded by the coding sequence ATGAAACGCCGTTACCTCGCTCTGATTGCCATCCTGCCCCTGGCCGCCCAGGCTCAGGAACTCAATCCGGCTGCGGACAAGGTGGCTGCAGAGCAGGCTGCGGCGGCTTTTGCAGTCCGTCCGATCGATGAAAGCAGTCCGTTCTTCGTTCAGCGCGAGCGGGCCAAGTTTGACCTCAGCCAGGCTGGCCAGGCCCGGACGGCTGATGCCAATGTCGCCGTCTATCCCAAGGTGAAAAACAGTGAAAATGCCGCCTCCACCATGGTGACGCGCTTTTTCACCGACATGTTTTCCTCGATCCACATCGGCCGGCTGCGCCAGGAGCCAACGACTGAGACGCTGACGATCGAGCCTAAAAGCTTTTCCGTCGGTGACCGCCGCGAGCTGGATACCACCTACGTCGTGCGTAACAACACGAACAAGCTCTTGCGCCTTGATTTCACGACCAGCCAGCGCATTGAGATCATCACCCGCGACGCTTCAGGCAATGTGATCGACAAATGGTCCGATGACCGTGCTTTCAAGCCCCAGGAGGGCATCATCATCATCAACCCCAAGGAACGCATCCAGTATAACGAGACTGTTCCGACGCGTGATATGAAGCCTGCGGAGCCCTACACGATCCAGGCGGATGTCGTCGGCTATCCCGACTACTCGGCCAATAAGGTCGTAACGCCCTCGCCCTAG
- a CDS encoding M23 family metallopeptidase → MTRGFAGLLLLATSLSLGAAPLIDFPTANHAILDGRPQDFFMYVNRDFEGEKSQPWQGGQFGYVRGPVRVGSKVLYAQIHEGIDIKPLTRDAAGNPLDPVKAAAAGKVVHVSREAGASNYGRYVVIEHQWGGSPFYTLYAHLSTIAVEPGQAVGQGQTIGQMGFTGAGIDRPRAHVHFEVCMLLSRNFDSWHATNFPGSPNKHGLYNGLNLVGMDPAKVLIASQQNENLDIRSHVANQEPAFKIGIPARPTFDLIRNYPWLAAGQPANPQAWAITFTRHGVPIRVEALNQPLQGPVALWVKDTGDAYTYTTKGLITGVPGASPRLTDSGKRFAALLAWP, encoded by the coding sequence ATGACCAGAGGATTTGCCGGTCTCCTGCTGCTTGCGACCAGCTTGTCGCTCGGCGCAGCCCCGCTCATTGATTTCCCCACGGCCAACCACGCCATCCTCGATGGTCGGCCGCAGGATTTCTTCATGTACGTGAACCGCGATTTCGAGGGTGAAAAGAGCCAGCCCTGGCAGGGCGGGCAATTTGGCTACGTCCGCGGCCCGGTGCGCGTCGGCAGCAAGGTACTCTACGCGCAGATCCATGAGGGCATCGACATCAAGCCCCTCACCCGCGACGCGGCGGGAAATCCGCTCGATCCTGTGAAGGCCGCTGCCGCTGGCAAGGTGGTGCATGTGAGTCGCGAGGCAGGCGCCTCCAACTACGGTCGCTATGTCGTGATCGAGCATCAATGGGGCGGCTCTCCGTTTTACACCCTTTACGCTCACCTCTCGACGATCGCAGTGGAACCGGGGCAGGCGGTCGGCCAGGGTCAAACGATTGGCCAGATGGGATTTACCGGAGCAGGCATCGATCGGCCGAGAGCGCACGTTCATTTCGAGGTGTGCATGCTCCTAAGCCGGAATTTCGACAGCTGGCATGCCACGAATTTCCCGGGCAGTCCCAATAAACACGGACTCTACAACGGACTGAACCTCGTAGGCATGGACCCGGCGAAGGTACTTATCGCCTCGCAGCAGAATGAAAATCTCGATATCCGCAGCCACGTCGCGAACCAGGAACCGGCTTTCAAGATCGGGATTCCTGCCAGGCCGACGTTCGACTTGATCAGGAATTACCCCTGGCTCGCTGCCGGCCAGCCAGCCAATCCCCAGGCGTGGGCCATCACCTTCACCCGCCACGGCGTGCCAATTCGCGTCGAGGCGCTCAACCAGCCTCTCCAAGGTCCCGTTGCCTTGTGGGTAAAGGATACCGGCGATGCCTATACCTACACCACCAAGGGACTGATCACCGGCGTGCCGGGCGCCTCGCCCCGCCTGACAGACTCCGGCAAACGATTCGCCGCTCTCCTCGCATGGCCCTGA
- a CDS encoding DUF1501 domain-containing protein, whose product MSDEQTLRTRRQFLRTGVLGGAMAWTLPAFIEKTFFALDAAAADSALQVATGKDSPILVILQMAGGNDGLNMVVPYGDDAYYRARPKIGLAAGNVLKVDDHIGLHPRLKTLRGFYDEGRLGVIQGVGYPNPNRSHFRSTDIWQTATDSNKFANKGWLANYFDSCCKGEDPVVGVSIGSETPLSFSGSAGAGITLSRPDQFRFISNDPAAGEAFADMTSLSDNTGGSVQSLSGDKAQGDGNTLDFVRRTALDARISSDRILEITRKSKAPVSYPGGRLATDLNLVARLIAGGLPTRVYYVSQGGYDTHSGQLGSHDRLLGELDSSLGAFVADLKAQGNLDRVTIMTFSEFGRRVAENASGGTDHGAAAPMFVLGGKVKAGLHGTQPSLTELGDGDLIYTVDFRSVYATMLDKWLHAPSEAVLGRKFPSLGFV is encoded by the coding sequence ATGAGCGACGAACAGACATTACGCACTCGCAGGCAATTCCTCCGCACCGGCGTATTGGGCGGTGCCATGGCCTGGACGCTTCCCGCCTTCATTGAAAAGACCTTCTTTGCCCTCGATGCGGCGGCGGCGGATTCCGCCTTGCAGGTGGCGACGGGCAAGGACAGCCCCATCCTCGTCATTCTTCAGATGGCGGGCGGCAATGACGGTCTGAACATGGTCGTGCCCTATGGAGATGATGCGTATTACCGCGCCCGCCCCAAGATCGGTCTCGCCGCAGGCAATGTGCTCAAGGTCGACGACCATATCGGGTTGCACCCCAGGCTGAAGACCCTGCGCGGGTTTTATGACGAGGGCCGTCTCGGCGTCATCCAGGGCGTCGGATATCCCAATCCCAATCGCTCCCATTTTCGCTCGACCGACATCTGGCAGACGGCGACCGACTCAAACAAATTTGCCAACAAAGGCTGGCTGGCGAATTACTTCGACTCCTGCTGCAAGGGCGAAGACCCCGTCGTCGGGGTGTCGATCGGCTCGGAAACGCCGCTTTCATTCTCCGGCAGTGCTGGTGCGGGGATCACGCTCTCCCGGCCCGACCAGTTTCGCTTTATTTCCAACGATCCGGCGGCTGGGGAGGCCTTTGCCGATATGACGAGTTTATCGGACAATACAGGCGGCTCGGTCCAGTCGCTATCCGGGGACAAGGCGCAGGGCGATGGCAATACACTGGATTTTGTGAGGCGTACCGCTTTGGACGCCCGCATCAGTTCGGATCGCATCCTTGAGATCACCCGCAAGTCCAAGGCGCCCGTCTCGTATCCCGGAGGGCGGCTTGCGACAGATCTGAACCTCGTGGCCCGGCTTATCGCCGGAGGGCTGCCCACGCGGGTTTACTATGTCTCCCAAGGCGGGTACGACACGCACAGCGGGCAGCTGGGTTCCCACGATCGGCTGCTCGGCGAACTGGACTCCTCTCTGGGTGCTTTCGTTGCCGACCTCAAGGCCCAGGGGAATCTCGATCGCGTGACGATCATGACTTTTAGCGAGTTCGGCCGCCGCGTGGCGGAAAATGCCAGCGGGGGAACCGACCACGGGGCGGCCGCTCCGATGTTTGTCCTGGGCGGAAAGGTGAAGGCAGGCTTGCATGGCACACAGCCGAGCCTCACTGAGCTCGGCGATGGGGACCTGATCTACACGGTTGATTTCCGCAGCGTCTACGCGACGATGCTCGACAAGTGGCTCCACGCTCCCAGCGAGGCTGTGCTCGGGCGGAAGTTCCCGTCGCTGGGCTTTGTGTAG
- a CDS encoding class I SAM-dependent rRNA methyltransferase, with protein sequence MAGLVIRPRARILHGHDWVYSSEVLKVFGNPVDGDVISIKDGRDKLLGTAIYNSKSQIVARRYSRRRQDLDLDFFVRRITQAIEWRVNAGCDPTLSRIVWSEADGLPGVVADRYGDVIVLQTLTLGMDQRKDLIVQALAQLPGVATIIERNDAPIRSAEGMELVTSVLFGQDPGDREITLRGIRFGANFLHGQKTGLYLDQADNYAAVARLAQGKRVLDCFSNQGGFALACALNGAAAVTAVESGAESARRLRENTDRNGVTVQTLEADVFEILKDAERAGSQYDLIILDPPSFTKARAKIKDAIRGYHELHLRAARLLAPHGLLATFSCSHHVSAEEFESTVASGLGDARRSARVLARLGQATDHPVVLHLPETHYLKGLIVQLMPGR encoded by the coding sequence ATGGCCGGACTCGTCATTCGTCCCCGCGCCCGCATCTTGCATGGCCACGACTGGGTTTACTCCAGCGAGGTCCTCAAGGTATTTGGCAATCCCGTCGATGGAGATGTGATCTCGATCAAGGATGGCCGGGACAAGCTTCTTGGCACTGCCATCTACAACTCGAAGTCCCAAATTGTCGCGCGGCGCTACTCCCGTCGCCGCCAGGACCTCGATCTCGATTTTTTTGTGCGTCGCATCACCCAGGCCATTGAGTGGCGGGTGAATGCCGGTTGCGATCCCACGCTCAGCCGTATCGTCTGGAGTGAAGCCGATGGCCTGCCTGGTGTGGTGGCCGACCGATACGGGGATGTGATCGTCCTTCAGACGCTTACGCTGGGCATGGACCAGCGCAAGGACCTCATCGTGCAGGCGCTCGCTCAATTGCCCGGCGTTGCGACCATCATTGAGCGCAATGACGCGCCGATCCGCTCCGCCGAGGGGATGGAACTCGTCACCAGCGTGCTTTTTGGCCAAGACCCAGGCGACCGGGAGATCACTCTGCGCGGGATCCGTTTCGGGGCGAATTTCCTCCACGGCCAGAAAACCGGACTCTATCTCGATCAGGCTGACAACTACGCTGCGGTGGCCCGGCTGGCGCAGGGGAAGCGTGTGCTGGATTGTTTTTCCAACCAGGGTGGTTTTGCTCTCGCCTGTGCTCTCAATGGGGCAGCAGCCGTCACCGCCGTGGAGAGCGGGGCGGAAAGCGCCCGCCGCCTGCGGGAAAACACCGATCGCAATGGAGTGACCGTTCAAACGCTGGAAGCCGACGTCTTTGAAATTCTCAAGGATGCCGAGCGCGCTGGCAGTCAATACGACCTGATCATTCTCGATCCGCCGTCCTTCACCAAGGCGCGGGCAAAGATCAAGGATGCCATCCGCGGTTACCACGAGCTGCACCTGCGTGCCGCCCGGTTGCTCGCGCCTCATGGTCTGCTGGCCACGTTCTCCTGCTCTCACCATGTGTCTGCCGAGGAGTTTGAGTCCACCGTCGCGAGCGGTCTGGGTGACGCCCGGCGATCTGCCCGGGTGCTGGCCCGGCTGGGACAGGCCACGGATCACCCTGTTGTGCTTCATCTGCCGGAGACCCACTACCTGAAGGGGCTCATCGTGCAATTGATGCCCGGCAGGTAG
- a CDS encoding PIG-L deacetylase family protein, whose amino-acid sequence MALTLSQPDADLFIPDGKPLEAVLAEGVSHLGIGAHQDDLEFNAFHGILTCYHVPGRAFAGVICTDGAGSSRTGPYGQVSDQEMRTIRQREQRAAAVTGEYRLLAQLDFSSQQLKSADNALLASDLAKLVSELRPEVVYTHNPADKHETHLAVFSATLKALRSLPMAKRPRQLLGYEGWRGLDWVIDSEKTILDVSQREHLFSALAGIFDSQIAGGKRYDLATVGRLCANATFGNSHAADAVSRASLALDLTPLITDDSLDPLEFTLGFVDRLRADIRTKLGHALSL is encoded by the coding sequence ATGGCCCTGACCCTCTCGCAACCTGACGCTGATCTCTTCATTCCCGACGGCAAACCACTCGAAGCCGTACTCGCCGAAGGAGTTTCCCACCTCGGGATCGGGGCTCATCAGGACGACCTCGAGTTCAATGCGTTTCACGGCATCCTGACCTGCTACCATGTCCCGGGGCGCGCCTTCGCCGGGGTGATCTGCACGGATGGCGCCGGCAGCTCCCGCACGGGCCCATACGGCCAGGTCTCGGATCAGGAAATGCGCACCATCCGCCAGCGCGAGCAACGGGCCGCCGCCGTGACGGGCGAATATCGTCTCCTTGCCCAGCTGGACTTTAGTTCCCAGCAGCTGAAATCAGCGGACAATGCCCTGCTCGCCAGTGATCTTGCGAAGCTGGTATCCGAGCTTCGCCCGGAAGTCGTCTACACCCACAATCCCGCCGACAAACACGAGACGCACCTGGCGGTCTTCAGCGCCACGCTCAAGGCCCTGCGCAGCCTCCCGATGGCAAAACGCCCCCGGCAGCTGCTCGGCTACGAGGGCTGGCGTGGACTCGACTGGGTCATCGACTCCGAAAAGACCATTCTCGATGTCAGCCAGCGCGAGCATCTTTTCTCCGCCCTGGCCGGGATCTTTGACTCCCAGATCGCGGGCGGAAAACGCTACGATCTCGCCACGGTGGGCCGGCTTTGCGCCAATGCCACCTTTGGCAATTCCCACGCCGCCGATGCGGTCTCCCGCGCTTCGCTCGCGCTCGACCTCACCCCGCTTATCACGGACGACTCACTCGATCCGCTGGAGTTCACCCTCGGCTTTGTGGACCGGTTACGCGCCGACATCCGCACCAAGCTCGGCCACGCCCTCTCTCTGTAA
- the nagB gene encoding glucosamine-6-phosphate deaminase: MEIIIQPTPEAACRYVAGRIASLLSAKPAAVLGLATGSTPVGVYRELIQLHQRGEADFSHAAAFNLDEYLGLAPEHPASYHHFMQENLFQHVNFNPGRTFIPSGQASDVSAACADYEAKIRAYNGIDLQLLGIGGDGHIGFNEPSSSLSSRTRLKTLTPRTREDNARFFSSPEEVPHHVLTMGVGTIMEAREIFLLAFGQGKADAIAASVEGPVTANVPASVLQFHPTAKIVIDEAAASRLQRTDYYRWVFDNKPGWQR, encoded by the coding sequence GTGGAAATCATCATTCAACCCACCCCCGAGGCTGCCTGCCGCTATGTCGCCGGTCGCATCGCCTCCCTCCTCTCTGCCAAACCTGCCGCCGTGCTCGGTCTCGCGACCGGAAGCACCCCCGTCGGCGTCTACCGCGAGCTGATCCAGCTCCACCAACGCGGTGAAGCAGACTTTTCCCACGCCGCAGCCTTCAATCTCGACGAATACCTGGGACTGGCCCCGGAGCATCCGGCATCCTATCACCATTTCATGCAGGAAAATCTCTTCCAGCATGTGAATTTCAACCCCGGGCGCACCTTCATTCCCAGCGGGCAGGCCTCCGACGTGTCCGCCGCCTGCGCGGATTACGAAGCCAAGATCAGAGCCTACAACGGCATCGACCTTCAGCTCCTCGGCATCGGGGGAGACGGCCATATCGGATTCAATGAACCCTCCTCCTCGCTCTCATCGCGAACGCGGCTGAAGACACTTACCCCCCGCACCCGGGAGGACAATGCCCGCTTTTTCTCCAGCCCGGAGGAAGTCCCCCACCACGTCCTCACCATGGGGGTCGGCACTATCATGGAGGCACGGGAGATCTTTCTCCTCGCCTTCGGTCAGGGCAAGGCCGACGCCATTGCCGCCTCGGTCGAGGGACCAGTGACTGCCAACGTGCCGGCATCTGTGCTGCAGTTTCATCCGACGGCCAAGATCGTGATCGACGAGGCCGCCGCTTCAAGACTCCAGCGGACGGACTACTACCGCTGGGTCTTTGACAACAAGCCCGGCTGGCAGCGCTAG
- a CDS encoding acyl carrier protein, with amino-acid sequence MSEKSIEEKVKDIIVEQLGVNPEQVTPSASFIEDLGADSLDTVELVMAFEEEFGVEVPDEDAEKLQSVGDVIKYIEERSQK; translated from the coding sequence ATGTCCGAAAAATCCATTGAAGAAAAAGTAAAAGACATCATCGTCGAGCAGCTGGGAGTGAATCCCGAGCAGGTTACCCCGAGCGCCTCGTTCATCGAAGACCTCGGTGCGGACTCCCTCGATACCGTCGAGCTCGTGATGGCTTTTGAGGAAGAGTTTGGCGTTGAAGTGCCGGACGAGGACGCTGAGAAGCTCCAGAGCGTCGGCGACGTCATCAAGTACATCGAAGAGCGCAGCCAGAAATAA
- a CDS encoding DUF1800 domain-containing protein, translating to MPATKSSDAWTPLLAAHLLSRAGFGGSPESISSLHGMGRTAAVEYLLAGDEDTDIFPPPELTPVAEAYWAFRQANMMAEGEEKRELLGELRRAQDEQLRAVRAWWLQRMRYTRYPLREKMTLFWHGHFATSFDKVNSANLMYQQNETFRTHALGNFNSLTKDISRDPAMMRYLDLNRSEAKRPNENFARELMELFTLGEGVRYTETDVREAARALTGYRMTPASGAFRYQPKAADQTEKTFLGRTGNWNGDDVIDIICEQPECAAFISRKIWVYLAGTEPGPDLHARLTRHFQDSRYEIKPLLREILLSPEFYSPQVVRRQVKSPVQWLVQISHSLEAPLPPPNACEFILRSMGQVLFAPPNVKGWAGGRSWINGSTYLLRCNLAGTIVGADDKPLDKSRDAIPVEWDRIAPAGLRGNPEAMCDAFAFRFLNVPLEPTDRQKVVAFLAKRGPEINDATVKDCVHLIMSTPEFQLT from the coding sequence ATGCCCGCGACGAAATCCAGCGATGCTTGGACCCCCTTGCTAGCGGCTCATCTGCTGAGCCGGGCAGGCTTTGGGGGATCGCCTGAGAGTATTTCCTCCCTTCACGGCATGGGCCGCACGGCTGCTGTGGAGTACCTGCTGGCCGGGGACGAGGACACGGATATTTTTCCTCCCCCCGAGCTCACGCCGGTGGCCGAGGCCTATTGGGCGTTTCGCCAGGCAAACATGATGGCGGAGGGAGAGGAGAAGCGCGAACTCTTGGGAGAGCTCCGTCGCGCTCAGGACGAGCAGCTTCGCGCTGTACGGGCCTGGTGGCTTCAGCGCATGCGCTACACCCGGTATCCCCTGCGGGAAAAGATGACGCTTTTCTGGCATGGGCACTTTGCCACCAGCTTTGATAAGGTAAACAGCGCCAATCTGATGTATCAGCAGAACGAGACGTTCCGCACGCATGCGCTGGGAAACTTCAATTCGCTGACCAAGGACATTTCCCGCGATCCCGCGATGATGAGGTATCTTGACCTCAACCGGAGCGAGGCCAAGCGGCCCAACGAGAATTTCGCGCGGGAGTTGATGGAGCTTTTCACTCTGGGCGAGGGGGTGCGATACACGGAGACTGATGTGCGCGAGGCCGCCCGTGCTCTTACGGGCTACCGGATGACCCCGGCCTCAGGTGCCTTTCGCTATCAACCCAAGGCTGCCGATCAAACCGAGAAGACCTTCCTGGGACGGACCGGCAACTGGAATGGCGATGACGTCATCGACATCATCTGCGAGCAACCCGAGTGCGCAGCCTTCATCTCTCGAAAAATCTGGGTTTACCTCGCCGGTACGGAACCCGGGCCGGACCTGCATGCCCGGCTGACACGGCATTTCCAGGATTCCCGATACGAGATCAAGCCGCTGTTGCGGGAGATCCTGCTCAGCCCGGAGTTCTATTCCCCCCAGGTCGTGCGTCGTCAGGTGAAAAGCCCGGTGCAGTGGCTCGTGCAGATTTCCCATTCCCTGGAGGCGCCGCTGCCTCCGCCGAATGCCTGCGAGTTCATCCTTCGCTCCATGGGGCAGGTGCTTTTTGCTCCGCCGAATGTGAAGGGATGGGCCGGGGGGCGCAGCTGGATCAACGGGTCCACCTATCTGTTGCGCTGCAACCTCGCCGGAACCATCGTCGGAGCGGACGACAAGCCGCTGGATAAATCCCGCGATGCCATCCCGGTCGAGTGGGACCGTATCGCTCCCGCCGGGTTGAGGGGGAATCCCGAGGCCATGTGCGATGCCTTTGCTTTTCGCTTTCTTAATGTCCCGCTGGAGCCGACGGACCGCCAGAAGGTGGTCGCCTTCCTCGCCAAGCGCGGACCCGAAATTAACGATGCCACGGTCAAAGACTGTGTGCATCTCATCATGAGCACCCCGGAGTTCCAACTCACATGA